Part of the Triticum urartu cultivar G1812 chromosome 2, Tu2.1, whole genome shotgun sequence genome, AAAACTGGATTAATATCCTGTAGTTGCTGGAAGGCAATAACCAAGAGAGGAGTATGAAAGTGCTGCATAAGGTCTAAGGACTGCTTCATGGTGGCCACTGAGCTTTGGTCATCTATTGCAAAAGAATGCAGTTCTGGATATTTCTAAGCCAGGGGAACTTGGAGCCAGGTGTCCGTCCAAAACAGAGTAGAATCACCCTTTCCCACAGAAGAACTTGCCACTTCCTTGAAGAGAGGGACTAATTTCAAATGTGCTTTCCACCAAAAAGATCCTTCCATTTTCCCTTGTGGTGGGTTGGTGGCGTAATAAGATTCCCAGATCAAATTAACCCAAGGTAAATTATGCTTGTTGAAGAACTTGTGTAGATTTTTATGCTTGGACGGACACCTGGCTCTAGAGTTTTCACATGGTTATTATGCTTGGAATCAGAAGTTACCTGGCCACATTGGGCaaaatttcgtgttttgaccctttttTGAAACCTATTCGAGATCTGATCCTAAGTTGATTTTTTTTCGAGATTTGACCCTTTTGCTACCGCCAGAGTCCATGGCGGTAGGGTCTAACAGCCTACCGCCAGGGACTTTGGCGGTAGGAAACATCTCTACCGCCAAACAGGCTGACGGTAGCCTGCACAACCCTACCGCCAAGGTGCTTGGCGGTAGGCACGAGCACACACTGTGTTCAATACTTAGGCGGGTTTTGACGGTAGGGCATGCAACCCTACCGCCAGGGTCCTTGGCGCTAGGCTGTTATACCCTACCGCCATGGTCCCTGgcggtagcaaaagggtcagatCTCGAAATTTTTTCAAACAAGAGTCAGATCTCGAATAGGTTTGAAGaaagggtcaaaacacgaaatttagCCGCCACGGTGTGAGTGTGACAATGGGAGGCATGAAGAGGGGCACAATGGCAGTAATTTTAGATTGGCTTAAAATGCACTCGTGTTACTTAAATTTGTAGCCTAatctcactttgatcattgttcTAAAAAATGATGATTTACaattaaaaaaataataataaaatgaTGATTTATGGTCAACGGAGACGATTTCGGGGCCCATGTATTTGGCTTGCGTGGCATGTCTTGACCGGTCCATGCGCCTGCTCGCAAAGTGCACATCCAATTTATCATGTATccttttctatttttatttttcatcctTTTTGTCTACATTTCATGACTCTTTAACATTTTATaagttttttatttattttcacttacttttatattgttttgtaCTTACCATTTCCTTTTCTTTTTGACAAatacatgaacatttttgaagagATACATGAACAAATATTTTTCTTGTGGGGAAAACTTCtgatctattcatcttcaataatGGTAATACAATGAACactaaaaataataaaaattacaccCAAATCAGTAGACCACCTatcaatgactacaagcaaaaaaTAGTTGATTACAAGCAAAAAATTCATCTCCCATCTAGAAGAACGGTTGCCGACGACACGTCAGATACACCGCAGATGGTCATCCCTGGCTTAGGGCATGACATGATGTATGAATCAAACCCTTCATTCTCCATGAGAACCAACATGCTGTAGCTCATGTATGTCGATGGTAAATCAGGAACTAATTGGACACCATCGAGGTATTGCATGACCTTTTGCACAGGAGGCCTCACATTGGGCGATGGGTGCGTGCACAACAAACCTAGTTTGAGCACAAGAGTGACCTCATGTGTGTTGAATTTACTCATGAGGCATGGATCCACCGTGTCAATGATTGAGCCATTGTGGTGGTGCTCAAGCACCCAGTCGACTAACATCACCCTATTGTTATGCTGACCACTCTCAATGGGCCTGCGTCCACATACAACCTCTAGGAGAAACACGCCAAATGCAAATACATCGGTTGAAGGTGTTGCCTTTCCAGTGCGCACAAGTTCTGGTGCGAGGTATCCCATAGTGCCAACCACATGTGTTGTTTGAGCATCAGTGCCATGATCGTACAACCTTGCTAGGCCAAAATCGCCGAGCCTTCCATTCATCTGCTTATCCAAGAGCACATTGCTTGCTTTTATATCTCGGTGGATGACGACTTGTTCCCAATCCTCATGTAGATACAATAAACTTGATGCAACACCTTTGATGATCCAATATCTTTGAGGCCAATCCAAAGTTGCTCCGTTGTTATTGTACAAGTATTTGTCAAGGCTACCATTTTCCATGTAGTCATACACCAAGAGAAGTTCACCGTTGCGCCGGCAATAGCCTAGTAACTGTGCTAGATTCCTGTGGCGGAGACGACCAATGGTCACCACTTCAGCAATGAACTCTCTTATACCTTGTCTTGAGTCATGTGATACTCTCTTCACCGCGATTTCCAAATTGGATCCAGAAAGTATCCCTTTGTATACTTTGCCAAACCCTCCGGCACCGAGTAAATTTCCATTCTTGAATCCATCAGTGGCACGAAATAGATCTTTGTATGCGAACCGGTGTGGGCCGAACTCATCCTCCCAATCTTCGCGCACCTCAGCAAATCGACGCCGGCGCCACACAAAGAAGGAGGCGGCAGCTAGGACCGCGGCGATGATCAATACGGTGGCTAGTGGAAGCACGAGAGCCAAGATCATGGACCGATGCTTCGAACCCACACGCGGCAGTGCTGGAAGCTTAGAGAAATCAAGAGGCGGGGCAGGCCCGTCCAAGCTGAAGCTCCATCCAAGCACATAGTGGTGCGTCGACACCACGCCGGACGACGACGAGAAGCCAACATACATTGTGTCCGTGAGGACAGtggagagatcaatggcttcagagaGGAGAGGATACCTCGGTCTGGGCTCCTGCGCAGGAGCCAATGTCACATTGAGTTGCCTGGCCTGGCCATCGTAGTCCACCCACACCTGCATCGGCTCGCGGCTGTTCAACATCAGGTCTCGAAAGGTGGCACCGTCATCGCCATAGTAGCCGGCCGGCTTGGCCTTCCGCGAAATGAGGCTGTTGACGTTGATGCCCACGTGGTTGCTGTTGATGTCACGGAACTCTGGGTTCATGATGGTGTCGAGCTCGACTGCCAACATGTGGTCGCTCGCGGCGCCGTTCGTCGCGTTGAGGAGGCCCAGATACTGCCCGGCGATCGCCGTTGAGAGGTTCGTGGTCGGGGCGACCACGAAGGCGAGCCCTTGGTCGCTCAGGCCATCGTAGTTGGAGACGATGGCGAACACGAAGGACGTGGAGAAGGACCGCGCCACGGCAGTGGAGTTGGTCGCCCCGTTGACGTCGAGGAAGCGGAGAGGGGTGGGGTTGAAGGCATGGCCTTTCGTCTGGAGGGTGAAGTTGGTGAGTGCGAGCAGGCCGTTGGGCATGACGGCGGCGAGACCATCCAGCGTAAGGTTCGCCGCCGCGAAGCCCTGGAAGGCGAACTGGCCCTCGTCGGCGGACGAGCACGAGACCAACTCTCCGCCCATGCTCAACAGCAAGAGCAGAAGAAGAGCCGGCATGGTTTCTTGCCAGATTTAGTGCCGCTGGCCTGCTGCGCTTCCTTCAAGAGAAAGCAGCTCAATCGGTACAGTTTTTGGCGGGGTGG contains:
- the LOC125536540 gene encoding L-type lectin-domain containing receptor kinase SIT2-like — translated: MPALLLLLLLSMGGELVSCSSADEGQFAFQGFAAANLTLDGLAAVMPNGLLALTNFTLQTKGHAFNPTPLRFLDVNGATNSTAVARSFSTSFVFAIVSNYDGLSDQGLAFVVAPTTNLSTAIAGQYLGLLNATNGAASDHMLAVELDTIMNPEFRDINSNHVGINVNSLISRKAKPAGYYGDDGATFRDLMLNSREPMQVWVDYDGQARQLNVTLAPAQEPRPRYPLLSEAIDLSTVLTDTMYVGFSSSSGVVSTHHYVLGWSFSLDGPAPPLDFSKLPALPRVGSKHRSMILALVLPLATVLIIAAVLAAASFFVWRRRRFAEVREDWEDEFGPHRFAYKDLFRATDGFKNGNLLGAGGFGKVYKGILSGSNLEIAVKRVSHDSRQGIREFIAEVVTIGRLRHRNLAQLLGYCRRNGELLLVYDYMENGSLDKYLYNNNGATLDWPQRYWIIKGVASSLLYLHEDWEQVVIHRDIKASNVLLDKQMNGRLGDFGLARLYDHGTDAQTTHVVGTMGYLAPELVRTGKATPSTDVFAFGVFLLEVVCGRRPIESGQHNNRVMLVDWVLEHHHNGSIIDTVDPCLMSKFNTHEVTLVLKLGLLCTHPSPNVRPPVQKVMQYLDGVQLVPDLPSTYMSYSMLVLMENEGFDSYIMSCPKPGMTICGVSDVSSATVLLDGR